In Halarcobacter bivalviorum, a genomic segment contains:
- a CDS encoding helix-turn-helix domain-containing protein: MERLVTTAQAAQILGLSLQGVHYRIKKNQLKSIKKSGKIYVYVDEHNHNFSNQEELKVELKDEAKSPYSELIEAKNEQIDILKKSIKWMKNQYSSEIHRLEKNQKRIIAVFNREIELLQSAFNEMRSIYKQPQIQTVQKDEEIHETSTEEKERFISLQNFTLYLKRHNKNEKDIKLIILKAIQKRDPRFIYNRKDKKLLILNEDFSDLI; the protein is encoded by the coding sequence TTGGAGAGATTAGTTACAACAGCACAAGCTGCACAAATACTAGGACTATCCCTTCAAGGAGTTCACTATAGAATTAAAAAAAATCAATTAAAATCTATAAAAAAATCCGGAAAAATATATGTTTATGTAGATGAGCATAATCATAATTTTAGCAATCAAGAAGAGTTAAAAGTAGAACTTAAAGATGAGGCAAAAAGTCCTTACTCTGAACTTATTGAAGCTAAAAATGAACAAATTGATATATTAAAAAAATCTATAAAATGGATGAAAAATCAATATTCATCAGAAATTCATAGATTAGAAAAAAATCAAAAAAGAATTATTGCCGTATTTAATAGAGAAATAGAACTTTTGCAAAGTGCTTTTAATGAGATGCGTTCTATTTATAAACAGCCTCAAATTCAAACTGTACAAAAAGATGAAGAGATTCATGAAACAAGTACGGAAGAAAAAGAGAGATTTATCTCTTTACAAAATTTTACATTATATTTAAAACGACACAATAAAAATGAAAAAGATATAAAACTAATTATTTTAAAAGCTATACAAAAACGAGATCCAAGATTTATATATAATCGAAAAGATAAAAAACTATTGATTTTAAATGAGGATTTTTCAGATTTGATTTAA
- a CDS encoding YqaA family protein, whose amino-acid sequence MIYITLFFSAFISATLFPLGSEALLVYNIKEGYNLVYLLAFVTVGNVLGSLLNYFIGLKGEEYLEKKSYLKKEKIEKYKAFFDKYGAYSLLLSWAPIIGDPLTLIAGIFKYDLKKFLFLVFIAKFFRYLFLAVATLYFVT is encoded by the coding sequence TTGATTTATATAACGCTATTTTTTTCAGCCTTTATCTCAGCAACACTTTTTCCTTTAGGAAGTGAGGCTTTATTGGTTTATAATATTAAAGAAGGTTATAATTTAGTCTATCTTTTAGCTTTTGTAACAGTAGGAAATGTCTTAGGTTCTTTACTTAACTATTTTATTGGCTTAAAAGGAGAAGAGTATTTAGAAAAAAAATCCTATTTAAAAAAAGAGAAAATAGAAAAGTATAAAGCCTTTTTTGATAAATATGGGGCTTACTCTTTACTTCTTTCTTGGGCACCTATAATTGGTGACCCTTTAACTTTAATTGCTGGTATTTTTAAATATGATTTAAAAAAATTTCTTTTTTTAGTTTTTATTGCTAAGTTTTTTAGGTATCTATTTTTAGCAGTAGCTACTTTATATTTTGTTACTTAG
- a CDS encoding DMT family transporter, protein MTKNFNLIGFVSIVFAMFIWASSFIALKAAMVDLGEYTVIFIRMLAASLCFVFFIKGFLKYDFTKRDIQLILLLGFFEPCLYFLFEAKALIYTSASQAGMITSLMPLITAMAAGYFLKEIISRQLLFGSVIAMIGVIWLSVQATTSDTAPNPMLGNFLEFCAMICATGYTLVARYLSEKFSALFLTAVQAFIGLVFFFPFFIFELNTKEMTFSLEAISWAVYLGVVVTLAGYGLYNFALTKLEASKVAMFVNLIPIFTLILAFLILGEKLTSTELIASATILVGVIISQISVKRFKRRKI, encoded by the coding sequence TTGACAAAAAATTTTAATTTAATAGGCTTTGTGTCTATTGTCTTTGCCATGTTTATTTGGGCAAGTTCATTTATTGCATTAAAAGCGGCAATGGTAGATTTAGGAGAATATACTGTTATTTTTATCAGAATGTTGGCTGCTTCTTTATGTTTTGTATTTTTTATAAAAGGTTTTCTAAAATATGATTTTACAAAAAGAGATATTCAATTAATACTATTATTAGGGTTTTTTGAGCCTTGTTTATACTTTTTATTTGAAGCAAAAGCATTAATTTATACATCTGCTTCACAAGCAGGTATGATTACCTCTTTGATGCCTTTAATTACAGCAATGGCTGCTGGCTATTTTTTAAAAGAGATTATTTCTAGACAGTTATTATTTGGTTCTGTAATTGCTATGATAGGAGTTATTTGGCTAAGTGTGCAAGCTACTACAAGTGATACTGCACCCAATCCTATGCTTGGTAACTTTTTAGAGTTTTGTGCAATGATTTGTGCTACAGGATATACTTTAGTTGCAAGATATTTAAGTGAAAAGTTTTCTGCTTTATTTCTTACCGCAGTACAGGCTTTTATTGGTCTAGTTTTCTTTTTCCCATTTTTTATTTTTGAGTTAAATACAAAAGAGATGACTTTCTCTTTAGAGGCAATCTCTTGGGCAGTATACTTAGGTGTAGTAGTTACTCTTGCAGGGTATGGTTTATATAACTTTGCTCTTACAAAATTAGAGGCTTCAAAAGTTGCTATGTTTGTTAATTTAATCCCTATTTTCACACTGATTTTAGCCTTTTTAATTTTGGGAGAAAAACTAACTTCTACAGAACTTATTGCAAGTGCAACTATTTTAGTTGGGGTAATTATCTCTCAAATATCAGTTAAAAGATTTAAAAGAAGAAAAATTTGA